The segment AGCCGGGATTGACGTAGTCTTCGTCGGTGATTCACTCGGAATGGTCGTTTACGGCGATGAGAACACGCTGAACGTGAGCATGGAGCAGATGGTCTTCCACACGAGGGCCGTCGCGAAGGCCGTAAAGAGGGCGCTGGTTTTGGCAGACATGCCCTTCGGAAGCTACGAGGTGAGTGTTGAGGAGGGCATAAAGAACGCGGTGAGGCTTATCCAGGCGGGGGCAGACGCGGTCAAGATCGAGGGCGGTGCCGACCACGAGAAGCTGGTCAGGAAGCTGGTCAGGATGGGAATTCCCGTTATGGGCCACACCGGTTTGACTCCCCAGCGCTACCTCAGGCTTGGCGGCTACAGGCTCATGGGGGAAACCGAGGAGGAGATAGAGGAAATCCTGAGAGATGCAAAGGCCCTTGAGAGGGCAGGAGCATTCGCGGTGGTTCTTGAGTTTACCCTCGCGGATGTTGCAAAGCTCGTGACTGAGGAAGTGTCGATTCCCACTATAGGCATAGGCTCCGGGCCTTGGGTTGATGGTCAGGTTCTGGTATGGCACGACCTCCTTGGGGTTTACGAGAACGTCCCGCCCTTCGTGAAGAAATATGCTGATCTGGCGAGCATAATCCGGCTCGCCCTTGAGAGCTACCGCGAGGATGTTAAGACCGGTAAGTTCCCGGGAAGGGAACACTACTGGGAGTTCCTCGACAAGGACGATTTCAGGAGGAAGGCCCAAAAAGCCCTTCAAAGGATTGGGGATAAGCCAACCGAATGAGGTTTTTCCCGCCTGTGACTCGATTTTCAAAATTTTCCAAAATTTTTAGTTTTCTGTTAAATTTAACACAAAGCTTTATAAGAATGTCCGATATATTTTACAATTGGTGTCAAAAATGCTTAACATGATTTACGCGAGAGGACAAAGAAGCAGGGCTCTCTTCTTCTCAATCCTGATGGTTGTAATAGTGTTTATGGCCATACTCGGGATGGCCTACTCAAGTTACGAGGCAAAGGTCAAGCTTGAACCTTACTCAATCTCCGCCTTCAGCCTGAACGGGTATTCCCTCCAGTCCATTTACATTGAAGTTCACTCCTCCGCGCCCATCTCACTCTGCATAACCGATACCGCCGGGCTCGATGCACTGTATTCTGGTGGAAAACCCCTCTGCTACTTCTACAGGCCTTCCGTTACGGACGTGGAAACCCTCTGGAGATTCCCCTCCTCCGGGGAGTTTTACATCGTCCTGATAAGCTGGGATAAAGGGGCTGAAGTTTGGGTCTCGCTGAGAAGCGGGCCGATAGTGTGGTGAATGGAGCCGGGACCGGGATTTGAACCCGGGACCTGGGGATTACGAGTCCCCCGCCCTGCCGAGCTAGGCTACCCCGGCACGGTTTTAAGTGGTGGAGGGGGGATTTATAAGCTTTTCTCAGGGGTGGCCGAGGATGCTCCTCACGAGCATGCTCCACTTGGCCGGGTTGAGGGCTATCAGAAGAACGAGGG is part of the Thermococcus sp. genome and harbors:
- the panB gene encoding 3-methyl-2-oxobutanoate hydroxymethyltransferase, encoding MREVTPKKIREMKGREKITMVTAYDYPSALLADKAGIDVVFVGDSLGMVVYGDENTLNVSMEQMVFHTRAVAKAVKRALVLADMPFGSYEVSVEEGIKNAVRLIQAGADAVKIEGGADHEKLVRKLVRMGIPVMGHTGLTPQRYLRLGGYRLMGETEEEIEEILRDAKALERAGAFAVVLEFTLADVAKLVTEEVSIPTIGIGSGPWVDGQVLVWHDLLGVYENVPPFVKKYADLASIIRLALESYREDVKTGKFPGREHYWEFLDKDDFRRKAQKALQRIGDKPTE